CAGGAGCGTGCCCAGGATGACGAGGATCCCGTCCCGCTGCAACAGGCCCATGGCGATGATGACGACCGCGAAGCCGGGCACGGTGTTGGTCGACGGCAGCGGCACCAGGATCGACGCGCTGAACAGGACCAGCGCCAGCCCGACGATGCGGTCGGCGGGCCCATGGGTCAGGGCGGCAAGACGGGGGCGGCTGACGGCCTCGATCCGGTGCAGCCAAGGCTCCGCGCGCGCCGCAAGGCGCGACAGCGCCTCGGTCTGAACCTCGCGCGTGCTCAGGCGCTCGGGCAGCCAGGGGGTCTGCCGTCCGAACAGGATCTGGGCGGAGACGAACATCAGCGGCAGGGCGACGATCTGCGGAATGCCGTAGAGAAAGGGGATGCAGCAGGGCAGGGCGAGGATCAACAGGAACAGGCCGAACGCCCGTTCGTGAAGCTGCGACATGACCCAGCCCAGCGACACGGAGGGGCCGTTCGCATCCGCCGCCAACTGGTGCAGGCGGTGGGATATCGCGAAATGCTCGGGCGATGATGGCATTATCGAGGCTCCCGCGTCGGTCGCGCGCCGCAGAGCGCATCGGGGGCGGAGGGACGCCAGCAAGCGCATCTCTCGGTGGTCGGCAGCGGCATGCCCGGCACGCGCGGGAAAGACCGCGCCTGCGATGAGGGGCACGCAGGCCGGGGCGCGTGGCGAGGCGGGGTCGGGCCGACACCCCAGTCATGCAGTTTCCGGATCATGCTTGCCTCGATGACTTTGCGCCCCATGCACCATGCGCGCGGCGCGCGGTCAATCCCCTGGCCGGGCACAGGGGGCATCAAACATCTGGCACTTTGGACAGGGCGCGTTAGAGTTTGCCCAAGGCGATGCACGGCACCAAGAACCGGCGCGCGCCCGGGATATCGCGATCATTCGTTCCAGGGAGGGAACACCATGAACACATTGCTCAAAACTGCCCTGACCGGGGCAGTGGCCCTGTCACTGTCCGCTGGTCTCGCCGCCGCGCAGGATGTCACGCTGCGCTGTCAGCATTTCCTCAGCCCGCAGGGGTCGATCCCGAAGTTCTTCATCACGCCCTGGGCGGAGAAGATCGAGGCGGAGTCCGAAGGCCGCATCAAGGTGGAGATCTATCCGGCGATGCAGTTGGGCGGCAAGCCGCCCGCGCTTTATGACCAGATCCGCGACGGGGTGATCGATTGCGGCTGGGCGCTGCCGGCCTATACGCCCGGGCGATTCCCCGAGAGCGAGGTGTTCGAGCTGCCCTTCATGACGACCATGTCGGCGGAAAACTCCTCCCGTGCGGCGTGGGAGTTTACCGAGAAGTACCTGATGGAGCGGATGGGCGACATCCACCTGATGGCGGTCCATGTCCACGGGCCCGGGGTGATCCACAAGAAGGGCGCGCCGATCATGAGCACCGCGGATTTCGACGGGCTCAAGCTGCGTGGTCCGTCGCGGCAGGCCAACAAGTTGCTGGAGACCCTGGGCGCGACGCCGGTGGGAATGCCGGTTCCGGCGTTTCCCGAGTCGCTGTCCAAGGGGATTGTCGATGGCGGGGTCATCCCGTGGGAGATCGTGCCGCCGCTGAAGGTGCATGAGCTGGCCGACAGCCACACCCAGATCGGCGGGGACCGGGCGCTTTACAACACCTTCTTCCTGTGGGGGATGAACAAGGCGACCTATGAGGGCTTGCCGGAGGATCTCAGGGCGATCATCGACGCCAATTCCGGACTGGAGGCCTCGGCCTGGGCCGGGCGCGCGATGGACCAGGGCGACGGGCTCGGCGAGGAGGTCGTGGCGGGCACGGACAACAAGATCCACACGCTGGACGATGCCACGGTGGCGGAGCTGCGCAAGATCGGCGACGATCTGACCGCGGCCTGGATCGCCGAAATGGAGGACAAGGGCCTGCCCGGTGCGGCCATGGTGGACGATGCCAGGATGCTGATCACCAAGCACGAGGATGGCAGCAGCTGAGCGGCGGGTCGTCCGAGCGGAGCCATTTTGATGACCGGGGTTCGGGCGGCGCATCCGTCCGGCCCCTTTTTTTCCGCCGCGCGGCCCCTTGCGCCGCGCGACGGGACCGCTAAACCGGGGGGCGTCCGGATGCGCGGGTTGCGTGCGCGGGCTGTCCGATCCCGATCCGCAAGAGGCTCGTTAGCATGATCGCACCCACCTGGGAGGCCCGGACGGGCCGGGCGCTGGAAGCGCTGGCGCGCGCCATGGCCTATGGCGGCGGGCTGGTGCTGGTGGCGATTGCGGTGATCACCGTGGCGTCGATCATCGGGCGGGCGCTGATCGGGCTGGGCCTGGGGCCGATCACCGGGGATTTCGAGCTGGTGGAGGCGGGCTGCGCGGTGGCGATCTTCGCGTTTCTGCCCTGGTGCCAGCTCAAGCGCGGGCATGTGACGGTGGATATCTTCGTGGACCGGCTGCCGCCGCGGATCCATGCGCTGACCGGGCTGATCGGTGACGGGCTGATCGCGCTGGCGGCGGGCGTGATCTTCTGGCGGCTGTGGCTGGGGTTCGGGGAGAAGTTTCCCTATGGCTCCGAGGGGCTGCGGGAGGCGCTCGGGATGGGCTTCAAGCCGTTCTTTCCCGAGACGACCTATGAGCTGGAGCTGCCGGTGTGGATCCCTTATGCGCTGGCGGTGACCGGGGCGGCGGTGTTCCTGGTCGTGGCGCTCTATACGGTGTGGCGCAGCCTGAACTGGGTGCTTGCCGGGCGGGAGGGCCGGGCATGAGCGGCGTGGAGCTGGCGCTCACGGGCTTTGCGCTGATGCTGGGGGCGATTTTTTTGCGGGTGCCGATCGCGGTGGCCATGGGGCTTACCGGGTTCATCGGGACCTGGGTCGTGCTGGGGCATCCCAACGCGACCCTGAGCCAGATGAAGACGCTGACCTATGACACGTTTTCGAGCTATTCGCTGTCCATCGTGCCGCTCTTCCTGCTGATGGGGCAGTTCGCCACGAAGTCGGGCATGTCGGCGGCGCTGTTCCAGGCGGCGTCGGACTGGCTGGGGCACCGCAAGGGCGGGGTGGCGATGGCAGCCGTGGGGGCCTGCGCGGGGTTCGGGGCGGTGTGCGGGTCGTCGCTGGCCACGGCTTCGACCATGGGGCAGGTGGCCCTGCCGGAGATGAAGAAGCGCGGCTATTCCGACAGTCTCAGCACCGGGGTGCTGGCGGCGGGGGGCACGCTGGGCATCCTGATCCCGCCTTCGGTGATCCTGGTGATCTATGCGATCCTGACCCAGCAGAACATCGTCAAGATGTTCATCGCCGCGCTCATCCCGGGCATCATCGCGGCCCTTGGCTACATGCTGACCGTGGCGATCTATGTGCGCGTGAAACCGGACGCGGCCACCACCGCGCCGCGCATTCCCATGGCCGACCGGATGCGGACCCTGTGGCGGATCTGGCCGGTGGTGGTGATCTTCGGTCTGGTGATGGGGGGCATTGCGGGGGACTGGAACTGGGCGCAGGACGGGGTGCAGGCGCTGTTCACGCCCACCGAGGGCGCGGCGGTGGGCGCGGTGGCCACGGGGATCTACGGCTGGGCCACGGGGGGGTTGACCTGGAAAGGGTTGCTCGAGTCGATCCTGGAGACCGCGCAGGCCTCGGCGATGATCTTCTTCATCGTGCTGGGCGCGCAGCTCTTCAATTCCTTCCTTGCGTTCACACAGGCGCCGCAGCAGCTGGCCGAATGGGTGACGGCCCAGGGCTTCGCGCCGCTGGTGGTGCTGTCGGCGATGCTGGTCTGCTACCTGATCTTCGGTTGCGTGATGGACAGCCTGTCGATGATCCTGCTGACCATCCCGATCTTCTTTCCCATCGTCATGGCACTGGATTTCGGCCTGACGCCCGAGCAGGCAGCGATCTGGTTCGGCATTCTCGCGCTGATCGTGGTGGAGGTCGGGCTGATCACGCCGCCGGTGGGGATGAACCTGTTCATCATCAACTCCATGGCGCGCGACGTGCCCATGGGCCGGACCTATCGCGGGGTGGCGCCCTTTGTCGCCTCGGACCTGGTGCGGGTGGTGATCCTCGTGGCCTTTCCGGGGATCACGCTGTGGCTGGTCGGCGTGATGTTCTAGGGCGTTTTTGCTCTGGACGCGGCGCGGGCTTGGCGCTAGCACAACGCCCGTGCCCGAGTGGCGGAATTGGTAGACGCAGGGGATTCAAAATCCCCCGATGGCAACATCTTGTCGGTTCGAGTCCGACCTCGGGTACCAGCCGCATCCCCCTTGAGATCCGGCTGGTCGCTGCCGCTTCGGGTTACCACCTGTTCCAGGTACTGCCACGGGAGACCAGACGCTGTGGGGCGCATTGGCGGTTGTAAACCGTCTGCAAAGCGATGTCCTCGCCCTTGTTCAGCGCCACATCCGCAGACGCATCACCGGTGAAGGCACTGGGCGGAATCAGCACGAGAAACACGCCGACCGCATCCCCGGCCACAGCGGCGCGCTGTCGACTCTCCGCGGCGGCCAACTCGCGCATGTTGTGGCTCAGTTCCGCCTGCAACTCGGCACATGTGTAGCCTTCGTAGTTGGATGTGGACACAGCGGTAGGCGCTATGCTTTTCGGAGGTTTGGCGCATCCGGCAAGGGTTGCCGTTGCAATCAAGGCAACAATCAGAACTCTCATAACTCACCCATGATCTTTCGTGACGATAGCGGCGGCACAGGCCGCGCGCGCCGCCTTGTCCTTGTCGGCTGCGAAAGCGGTACGGCTTGGGAATTTCTGCGACGATACTGCGACGACCAGAGCTCGCATGGATCAGCCCGGGCACACCGGCGTTCAACTTCGATCAGGGCGTTTGGGAGCGCATGTCCCGCCAGGCCGCCCAGTCTTCCGGCGTGTCGAGGTCGCGGCGGGCGCGGGTGCCGGGCAGGGGCACGAGGTGCAGGTGGTCGCGGTGCCTGGCGATCACGGACTGGCCGCCCGCATCGCCGGAAAGCCGCGCGAAATCGGGGAAGGTGTCGGGGGCAAAGAGGATCGGGTGGCCCGGAGCGCCGTCCTCGGTGGCCCCGCGCCAGATGCGGGCCTGCGGGTGGGTGCGGCGCGCGGCGAGGACGGCGCGCAGGTCCTCGGCGGTGATTTCCGGCAAGTCTCCAAGCAGCAGCAGCAGGCCCGTGCAATCGGCGGGCAGGCGGGCGACAGCACCGCGCAGGGTGCCGCCCATGCCCTCGGCGCTGTCGGGCAGGCTCAGGCGGGTGACGTCGAGCCCATCCAGCGCGGCGTGGCGCGGGTGCGGCGCGGGCGGCAGGGCGACGAGGACATGCGGGACCACGGAGGCCGCGAGGGCGGCCTGGCGGGCGACGAGGGGGGTGCCGTCCACAAGCTCCATCAGCTTGTCGCGGCCGCGCATGCGCGACGAGGCGCCGGCGGCGAGGAGGAGGGCGATATCGGCCATAACGTGATCCTGCCCGGAAAGGCGCGCGTCGGGAAGGGGATGCGCCCAAGCGTTTTCGAAAACGCTTGGAGGCCCGGAGATCGGACGCCAGCCTGCCATGGGCGCGCGCGGGGGCCCGCGCGGGGGCGCGTCCCTCGGGCCCGGCGTGCCGTCACGCGTTTTCGAAAACGCGTGTTCGCGGGATGCCTCAGCCGCGCATGCGGGCCCCGTCCGGATCGAAGAGCGGTGTGGTGATCAGGGTGGCCGGGCAATGGTCGCCGAGGATCTCGATGCTGGCCTCCAGCCCGTCCTGGGCCATTTCGCGCGGCACGAAGCCCAGGGCGATGGATTTGCCTGTGAAATGCGCGTAGCCCCCCGAGGTGCAGAAGCCCACGACCTCGCCGTCCAGCGAGATCGGCTCGTAGGCCACGACATCCGCGTCGGTGGCGGCGACCTCGAAGGCGCAGAGTTGGCGCGCGGGGGGCGTGGCGCGCTCCGCCTCCGCCGCGTTGCGGCCGATGAAGGCGGTGTTCTTGCCGAAATGGATGAACCGGTCGAGCCCGGTCTCGGCGGCGGTGTAGTCGGGCGAATACTCGCGGCTCCAGGCCCCGAAGAACTTGTCGAGCCGCAGGGACATCATGGCGCGCATCCCGAAAGGGCGGATGCCATGGGGTTGTCCGGCCTCCCAGAGCGTGTGGAAGAGGTGGCGCTGTTCGGTCGGGCTGCAGTAGATCTCGTAGCCCAGATCGCCCGTGTAGCTGACCCGTTGGACGAGGCAGTGGGCCATGCCGATGGTCATGGGCGCCACGTCGAAGAAGCGGAACGCCTCCGCCGAGACATCCGCGCGGGTGCAGGCGGCCAGCACCTCGCGGGCCCTGGGTCCGGCGATCTGGAACCCCGTGCGCGCATCCGAGATGTTTTCCACAGTGACGCCGTCGTCGAGATGGGTCTGGAACCACCGCAGGTGATAGTCCTGCGCGCCGTAGGAGGCGGTGAGCTGGAACTCGGTCTCCGAAAGGCAGGAGATGGTGAAATCCCCGATCAGCCGCCCCGAGGGTGCGAGCATCGGGCTGAGCGACAGGCGTCGGGGGGCGGGGATGCGGCCGGCCATGATCCGGTCGAGCCAGGCCCGCGCGCCGGGGCCGGTCACGCGGAACTTGCCGAAATTCTGCAACTCGTTGATGCCGACGCCAGTGCGCACGGCCATGACCTCGGCCTTCACCGCGCCCCAGGCGTTGGAGCGGCGGAAGCTTGGGGTTTCGAAGCGCGGCGCGCCTTCAGGGGCGAAGTAGTTGACGACCTCCAGCCCGTAGGTCTGGCCGAAGACCGCGCCCATGCCGTCCCAGATGTCGTACATCGCCGTGGTGCGGAAGGGGCGCGCGGCGGGCAGTTCCTCGTTGGGGTAGCTGACGGAAAAGCGGTTCTGGTAGTTCTCGATTACCTTGGGGACCGTGTAGCCCGGCGTCGTCCAGCGCCCGAAGCGGGCGACGTCCATGGCGCGGGGGTCGCGTTCGGTCTCGCCCTCGATCATCCATTGCGCGAGCGCCAGGCCCACGCCGCCCCCTTGCGAAAAGCCCGCCATGACCGCGCAGGCCGACCAGTAGTTGCGCAGCCCCGGCACGGGACCGACGAGCGGGTTGCCGTCGGGGGCGAAGGTGAAGGGGCCGTGGATCACCGATTTGACCCCTGCGGTTTCCAGCACCGGGAAGCGGCGGTAGGCGAAGGCGATGCTATCCTCGATCTTCTCGAACTGGTCGTTGAGCAATTCGTGCCCGAAGTCCCAGGGCGTGCCGTCCACGGACCACGCCTCGCAGGGTTTCTCGTAGAACCCGATGCAGAGGCCGCGGCCTTCTTGCCGGAGGTAGCTTTCGCCGCCGGGGTCGATCACATGGGGGAACTCGGTGGCGCGGGTGTAGATCTCGGGAATGTCGTCGGTGACGATATACTGGTGCGCCATGGGCAGAAGCGGCAGGTAGACACCCGCCATCGCCGCGACCTCCCGCGCCCAGAGGCCGCCGGCATTGACCAAGTGTTCGGCGATCACGGTGCCCTTGTCGGTCTCGACGGTCCAGGTGCCGTCGGGGTTCGGTGTGGTCGCGGTGACCATGGTGTGCGTGTGGATCTGCGCGCCGCCGAGTTTGGCGGCCTTGGCATAGGCGTGGGTCGTGCCCGAGGGGTCGAGATGGCCGTCGAGCGGGTCGTAGAGCCCGCCGAGGATCCCGTCGGTGTTGACCAGATCGGCCATGGCCTTGATCTCGGCCGGGCCGAGGATCTCGGTCTCCAGCCCCATGTAGCGGTGCTTGGCGCGCTCGGCCTTGAGCATGTCGAAGCGCTCGGGAGTGTCGGCCAGGGTGATGCCGCCCACGTGGTGCAGACCGCAGGACAGGCCGGTCAGTGCCTCCAACTCCTTGTAGAGCCCGATGGTGTAGCCTTGCAGGGCGGCCATGTTGGTGTCGCCGTTCAGGGTGTGAAAGCCCCCCGCCGCGTGCCAGGTGGAGCCGGAGGTCAGTTCGGAGCGCTCCAGCAGCATCACGTCGGACCAGCCAAGCTTCGTCAGGTGGTAGAGCACCGAACAGCCGACAACACCGCCGCCGATCACGCAGACCTGAGTGTGGGATTTCATCGTGCGCCTCCTGCCGTTGGGACACGGTGGCGTCTGGCCCGGGTCGGTGGCCCGCCCGTTCCCGACATCGCGCGGTCTGTTTTCGGCGTGGCCCCGTGAGGCGGGCGAGGTTGTTGGGGTGTGTGGCCACGAAAAAGGGCGGGGAAGATCCCCGCCCTGTGTCCTTGTCAAAGGGTCCGCGTCATTCCGCGGGGGTGGGGGCGGCGTCCGTGTCCGCCGGCTCCACATGGGTGGCGGGCAGCCCGTGCTTGAGCCGCAGCCCGTCGCGGTAGACCGCCTTGATCAGGGACAGGCCCATCAGGACCATCACCACCGAGAAGGGCAGCGCCCCGATCACCATGGCCGTCTGGATCGCGCCCAGGCCGCCCGCGATGATCAGACCGCCCACCACCAGCGCCAGGGCCGCGCCCCAGAACAGGATATGCGGGCGGGCCTTGGGACCCTCGTCGCCCGCGGCGTTGATCGTGTTGATGATCAGCACCGCGCTGTCGGCAGAGGTCACCAGGTAGGTCAAGAGCAGGATCACGATCAGCACTGACATGGCATAGGCCAGCCCCTCGGACAGCATCACCGCCAGCATCGCGAAGAGCTGGTCAGCCTGACCCGCCCCCTGGATCGCGCCATCGGCCACGCCGCGAAGTTCGAGGTCGATCGCCGTGCCGCCCACGAGGGCGAACCATACAAAGCACATGATCGCCGGGATGATCATCGCGCCCAGCACGTATTCACGCACCGTGCGGCCCTTGGAGATGCGCGCCAGGAACACGCCCACGAAGGGCGCGAACGCGATCCACCAGGCCCAGTAGAAGATCGTCCAGGCCCCTTGCCAGCCCGACAGGCGATTCTCGGTCGCCGCGGCATAGACCGCCGCGATGTCGGCTGCGGGCAGGGCCGCGGCGCTGGCCGGAAGCCCCTCGGTGAAGGACGCGAGGGTGCCCCAGGGGCTGGTCGCGCTCTCGACCATGGCGGCGAGATCCTCGGCCGGCAGGGCCTGCACCGACGCCGGTACGCTGGCGATGATCGCCTCGGCCGGTGCCCCGACCCAGACCGTGAAGATATTGCCGGGGATCGACACCAGGTAGTCGAACATGCCCACGAACAGGGTTTGCAGACCGAAGAAGGTCGAGCCGAAGATCAGGAAGAAGATCAGCACGAAGAAGCTGAGCCCCATGTTGAGGTTCGACAGCCACTTGATGCCCTTGCCCACGCCCGAGAGCGCAGACAGGGTCGACAGGCCCATGATCACGCACAGGGCGACGATGATCCCCATGGTCGAGGAGGTCTGCCCCCCATCGGCCGTGGCCGTGTAGAGCCAGTCGCCGACGCCGATCCGGCTGAGACCGGCGATGAATTGTTCGACCCCGAAACCTAGGGTCTGGGACACGCCGAGCACGGTCGCCACGACGGCCACGATATCCACCACATGCCCCACGGGGCCCGAGAGCTTGTTGCCGAAAATCGGCGTGAGCGCCGAGCGGATCGTGAGCGGCAGGCCGCGCCGGTAGCAGAAATAGCCCAAGGCCAGGCCCACGATGGCGTAGGACGCCCAGGCCGCGAGGCCCCAATGGGTGAACGACCAGATATAGGCGTCGCGCACGTTTCCGGCGGTCGAGCCTTCGGTGTCGCCCATGATCGTGGCCGGGTTCGCGCCGAAATGGTACATCGGTTCGGCGGTTGCGAAGGTCAGCATCCCGATCCCGATCCCCGCGCCGAACATCATCGAGAACCACGAGAAATTGGAAAATTCTGGCCTGTCATCGTCGTGCCCCAGCCGCAGCTTGCCCGCCGTGGGCCAGAGCGCCAGCGCGAAGCACAGGATGACGAAGAACGCCATCGTGTAGACGTACCAGATGTTGAATGTGGCCAAGATGATCGAGTTCAGCGCGCCGAGCACGCTGGCGGCCTGGTCCGGGAAGGCGATGGCCCAGAGGATCAGCCCGCCGACCAGGAGTTTCCCGGTGATCGCGACGTCCTTGGTGAAGCCCTTGTAAAATCCGCTGTCGGCGGTTCGAATTGGCAGGTCTGTGACCGGCGGTTTGACTGGCATTGTCTTTTCTCCCTCTGCGCCGCCTTACGCAGGGAGCCTGTCCCGCGCGGCCGCGTCGATTGTTGCGCTTTGGTTTTGGGTGTACCGGGGCACGCGCAAACTCAGTGTGTCGGTAGTCTTAACGGGTACTTATAACAAAAACGACCTCTTTTTGACGCAAACTGACCCTGTTGTCGCAATCCATGGGACGTTTGCCCCATGGGCGGATGGCCCGGGGGGCCGCGCGGGGCATATCCGGCCCGGGCGACAGGGGCGTCGGAAGGCGGGGGATCACTCCGCCGCCATCTTGATGACCGGGCCCATTCTGGCGAAGCTCTCTTCGCTCAGGTGGCATTTGATCTGGTGGCCGGTGGGGGTCTTGCGCTGGGGCGGGACCTGGGTTTCGCACAGGTTTCCGGGCACTTCGGATTTCCAGCGGCAGCGGGTCTGGAACGGGCAGCCCGGCGGCGGGTTCATCGCCGAGGGGATGTCGCCATCGAGCACGATCCGCTCCTTCTGGATGCTGGTGTCGGCGATCGGCACGGCCGAGAGCAGTGCCTCGGTATAGGGATGATAGGGGGGCGAGAAGACCTCGTCGGTGGTGCCCAATTCGACCACATGGCCGAGATACATCACCATCACCCGGTCACTGAGGTACCGCACGATGCTCAGGTCATGGGAGATGAACAGGAGCGTGGTCTGGTTCTGGCGCTGGATCTCCATCAGCAGGTCGGTGACCGCGGCCTGCACCGAGACGTCGAGCGCGCTGACCGGCTCGTCGGCCACCACGATGCGGGCATCCCCGGCAAAGGCGCGGGCGATGCCGACGCGCTGTTTTTGGCCGCCCGAGAGCTGCCGGGGCATGCGGTTGGCGAAGGCACGGGGCAGCTTCACCAGATCCAGCAGCTCCAGCATCCGCTGCTTGCGGGCGTCCTCGGTATCGCCCACGCCGAAGATCTCCAACGCCCGGATGATCTGGCGGCCCACGGTCATCGACGGGTTGAGCGTGTCGAACGGGTTCTGGAATACCATCTGCACATCGGCCACGGTCTTGGTGTCGCGGTCCTGGATCTCGATGTCCTGGATCTCGCGGTTGTCGAGCAGGATGGTGCCGTCGGTGGCGGTCTCCAGCCCCATGAGGACCTTGGCGAAGGTGGATTTGCCGCAGCCGCTCTCGCCGACGATGGCGAGGGTTTCGCCCTCGCGCGCCTCGAAGCTGAGATCCTCGTTGGCCTTCACCACCTTCTTGTTCTTGCCGCCGAAGAGGGCCGAGGCCGCGACCTCGTAGTATTTCTTGAGGTTGTCCATATTCAGCACGACGCGGCCCGGCTCGGGCTTCTCGGTCTGGTCGGCCTTCTCGACCGGGGCGTTCCAGTCGATCTCCTCGAAGCGCAGGCAGCGGGAGCCGTGGCGGTCGTCGCCGGGGATCTTGCGCATGCGGATGTCCTGGGCGTCGCAGAGCCCGGGTTGGAAATAGTCGCAGTGCGGCCCGAAATTGCAGCCTTTGGGCCGCTCATGGGGCAGGGGGAAGTTGCCCGGGATGGCCACCAGGGGGCGGGCGTTCTTGTCGGCGCCGGGCAGGGGGATCGAGCGGAACAGCGCCTGCGTGTAGGGGTGCTGCATCTCGTCGAACACGTCCTCGATCGAGCCGGTCTCGACCGCCTCGCCGGAATACATCACGCAGAGCCGGTCGCAGGTCTCCAGGATCAGGCCGAGATTGTGGGAGATGAACAGCATCGAGGTGCCGTATTTCTTGCCCAGGTCCTTCACCAGATCGACCACCGCGGCCTCGACGGTCACATCGAGCGCCGTGGTCGGCTCGTCCAGGATCAGCAGCGCCGGGTTGGCCATCAGCGCCATGGCGATGACGATGCGCTGCTGCTGGCCGCCGCTGAGCTGGTGCGGAAAGCTGTTCAGGATGCGCTTGGGGTCCGGCAGGCGCACGTCGGTGACCACGTCGAGGGCACGCTGGTAGGCGACGTCTTCGGAGACGCCTTCGTGGATCATCGGCACCTCCATGAGCTGCTTGCCGATCCGCATGGCCGGATTGAGCGAGGCCATGGGCTCCTGGTAGATCATGGCGATCTCCTTGCCGCGGATGCGGCGGAGCTCTTCGGGGCTCATGGTGTTCAGGTCGCGGCCCTTGAACTTGATGGTGCCGCCGACGATGCGGCCGTTCACGCCGAGATCCTGCATCACCCCCAGGGCAACGGTGGACTTGCCGCAGCCGGATTCTCCGACCAGTCCCATGGCCTCGCCAGGCATCACGGTGCAGGAGAAATCCATCACTGCCGGGATTTCCCGCAGGCGCGTGAAGAAGGAGATCGAAAGGTTCTCGATCTCGAGGATTGGGCCGTCATAGGTCTCGGTCATCGCGTCCCTTTTCTTTTGTGCTGAAATACTCCGGGGGTGTGGGGGCAGCGCCCCCACGAACCGTTCCCCTCAGTCCTTCAGGCTTTCTTCGCGCAGGCCGTCGGCCAGCAGGTTCAGGCCCAGCACAAGGCTCATCAGCGCGAGCGCGGGCGGCAGGGCGGGGTGGATGTAGATCGACAGCAGGCGCCGGCCCTCGTTGATCGTGGACCCCCAATCGGGGCTTTCGGGGCTGACGCCGAGGCCGAAGAAGCCCAAAGTCCCGAGCAGGATGGTGGTATACCCGATGCGCAGGCAGAAATCGACGATCAGGGGCCCGCGGGCGTTTGGCAGGATTTCCCACAGCATGATGTACCACGGGCCCTCGCCCCGGGTCTGCGCGGCGGCCACGTAGTCGCGGGTCTGGATGTCGAGCACGATGCCGCGCACGATCCGGAACACCGTGGGCGAGTTCACGAACACGACCGACACGAACACGATCAGCACGTTGGGCGGCATCGACACGATGCCCAGCGGATCGGCGTTGAACGCCAGCCCAAGATAGAGCCAGCCGCCGATCACCACGGTCAGCGCGACGAACAGGTTCCGCTTGGCCGGTTGGGTGAAATAGCGCGAATTCCACAGCACCACCAGGAACAGGATCGGGAACACGAAGAGCACCGCCGCCATGTAGGTCGGGATGCCGGTCGCCACGATCTCGGGCGTGACCAGCAGGTAGAAGAGCAGGATCACCGGGAAGGCCAGCACCAGGTTGGCGATGAAGCTGAGCACCGTGTCGAACTTGCCGCCGAAATACCCCGCCGGCAGGCCCAGCACGATGCCGACCATGAAGGCGAACAGTGTGGCGGCCGGCGCAATCTTGAGCACCTCGCGCGCGCCCATCACCATCCGGCTGAACACGTCGCGCGCCAGGTTGTCGCCCCCGAAGAGGTAGTGCGAGAAGCCCGCCGTGCCCTCCGGCACCGGGGTGCCGGGCACCTTGTTCTTCATGCCGGAGACCACCTGGATCGGGTCATGGGTGATGATCATGTCGGCGAAGATCGCCGTGAACACCCAGAACATCACGATCCCGAAGCCCACCATCCCGATCGGGCTGTCGAAGAGCTTGCCGTAAAGCCCCAGACGTCGCTTGTAGACGATGGACAGGGTGAAGGTGGCGATCAGCATGACCCAGACGGGCATGAACTGGATGAAGACCTGGATCCAGATCTCGAGAGGTGTCATCGGCTCCATCGGGCTCTCCTCACGCGATCCGGATACGGGGGTTGAGGAAGACGTAGCCGATATCCGAGATCAGCTGTGTCACGAGCACCACGATCACCGCCACCACCGAGCAGGACAGCAGC
The Dinoroseobacter shibae DFL 12 = DSM 16493 genome window above contains:
- a CDS encoding GcvT family protein, with product MKSHTQVCVIGGGVVGCSVLYHLTKLGWSDVMLLERSELTSGSTWHAAGGFHTLNGDTNMAALQGYTIGLYKELEALTGLSCGLHHVGGITLADTPERFDMLKAERAKHRYMGLETEILGPAEIKAMADLVNTDGILGGLYDPLDGHLDPSGTTHAYAKAAKLGGAQIHTHTMVTATTPNPDGTWTVETDKGTVIAEHLVNAGGLWAREVAAMAGVYLPLLPMAHQYIVTDDIPEIYTRATEFPHVIDPGGESYLRQEGRGLCIGFYEKPCEAWSVDGTPWDFGHELLNDQFEKIEDSIAFAYRRFPVLETAGVKSVIHGPFTFAPDGNPLVGPVPGLRNYWSACAVMAGFSQGGGVGLALAQWMIEGETERDPRAMDVARFGRWTTPGYTVPKVIENYQNRFSVSYPNEELPAARPFRTTAMYDIWDGMGAVFGQTYGLEVVNYFAPEGAPRFETPSFRRSNAWGAVKAEVMAVRTGVGINELQNFGKFRVTGPGARAWLDRIMAGRIPAPRRLSLSPMLAPSGRLIGDFTISCLSETEFQLTASYGAQDYHLRWFQTHLDDGVTVENISDARTGFQIAGPRAREVLAACTRADVSAEAFRFFDVAPMTIGMAHCLVQRVSYTGDLGYEIYCSPTEQRHLFHTLWEAGQPHGIRPFGMRAMMSLRLDKFFGAWSREYSPDYTAAETGLDRFIHFGKNTAFIGRNAAEAERATPPARQLCAFEVAATDADVVAYEPISLDGEVVGFCTSGGYAHFTGKSIALGFVPREMAQDGLEASIEILGDHCPATLITTPLFDPDGARMRG
- a CDS encoding BCCT family transporter, whose protein sequence is MPVKPPVTDLPIRTADSGFYKGFTKDVAITGKLLVGGLILWAIAFPDQAASVLGALNSIILATFNIWYVYTMAFFVILCFALALWPTAGKLRLGHDDDRPEFSNFSWFSMMFGAGIGIGMLTFATAEPMYHFGANPATIMGDTEGSTAGNVRDAYIWSFTHWGLAAWASYAIVGLALGYFCYRRGLPLTIRSALTPIFGNKLSGPVGHVVDIVAVVATVLGVSQTLGFGVEQFIAGLSRIGVGDWLYTATADGGQTSSTMGIIVALCVIMGLSTLSALSGVGKGIKWLSNLNMGLSFFVLIFFLIFGSTFFGLQTLFVGMFDYLVSIPGNIFTVWVGAPAEAIIASVPASVQALPAEDLAAMVESATSPWGTLASFTEGLPASAAALPAADIAAVYAAATENRLSGWQGAWTIFYWAWWIAFAPFVGVFLARISKGRTVREYVLGAMIIPAIMCFVWFALVGGTAIDLELRGVADGAIQGAGQADQLFAMLAVMLSEGLAYAMSVLIVILLLTYLVTSADSAVLIINTINAAGDEGPKARPHILFWGAALALVVGGLIIAGGLGAIQTAMVIGALPFSVVMVLMGLSLIKAVYRDGLRLKHGLPATHVEPADTDAAPTPAE
- a CDS encoding ABC transporter ATP-binding protein; its protein translation is MTETYDGPILEIENLSISFFTRLREIPAVMDFSCTVMPGEAMGLVGESGCGKSTVALGVMQDLGVNGRIVGGTIKFKGRDLNTMSPEELRRIRGKEIAMIYQEPMASLNPAMRIGKQLMEVPMIHEGVSEDVAYQRALDVVTDVRLPDPKRILNSFPHQLSGGQQQRIVIAMALMANPALLILDEPTTALDVTVEAAVVDLVKDLGKKYGTSMLFISHNLGLILETCDRLCVMYSGEAVETGSIEDVFDEMQHPYTQALFRSIPLPGADKNARPLVAIPGNFPLPHERPKGCNFGPHCDYFQPGLCDAQDIRMRKIPGDDRHGSRCLRFEEIDWNAPVEKADQTEKPEPGRVVLNMDNLKKYYEVAASALFGGKNKKVVKANEDLSFEAREGETLAIVGESGCGKSTFAKVLMGLETATDGTILLDNREIQDIEIQDRDTKTVADVQMVFQNPFDTLNPSMTVGRQIIRALEIFGVGDTEDARKQRMLELLDLVKLPRAFANRMPRQLSGGQKQRVGIARAFAGDARIVVADEPVSALDVSVQAAVTDLLMEIQRQNQTTLLFISHDLSIVRYLSDRVMVMYLGHVVELGTTDEVFSPPYHPYTEALLSAVPIADTSIQKERIVLDGDIPSAMNPPPGCPFQTRCRWKSEVPGNLCETQVPPQRKTPTGHQIKCHLSEESFARMGPVIKMAAE